A stretch of Henckelia pumila isolate YLH828 chromosome 4, ASM3356847v2, whole genome shotgun sequence DNA encodes these proteins:
- the LOC140861459 gene encoding uncharacterized protein produces the protein MIALDQRFMTRRLGFQRVLSNAECVLDHAQFLHHRVAAPFLPTHVFCSFVYAKCDYTLRRDLWASLLQVKPVGGPWLVGGDFNVLRDASECLGSFGGRQLPMEEFNHFVLESALVDAGFEGSSFTWTNKSILKRLDRVFVSVDWGDHFNSIRVEHLSRTVSDHCPLLVSAPVFARGPSSFRFQSMWTRHPGFLQTIRLNWNMPCSLQGMPRLFAKLKRLKGHLKWWNRDVFGNLFDKIAEAERSVRLAEAACEEDPSEHS, from the exons ATGATTGCACTTGACCAGCGCTTCATGACCCGTCGCCTTGGTTTCCAGAGAGTTCTGTCGAAT GCGGAGTGTGTACTTGATCACGCTCAGTTCCTCCATCATCGCGTGGCGGCTCCCTTTTTGCCGACCCATGTTTTTTGCTCTTTCGTGTATGCCAAGTGTGACTACACTTTACGACGTGACTTGTGGGCTTCTTTGCTGCAGGTCAAGCCTGTTGGTGGTCCTTGGCTTGTCGGGGGGGATTTTAATGTCTTGAGGGATGCCTCCGAGTGTCTTGGCTCTTTTGGTGGGAGGCAGCTCCCCATGGAAGAGTTTAATCATTTTGTTTTGGAGTCTGCGCTGGTTGACGCTGGTTTTGAGGGCTCTTCGTTCACCTGGACGAATAAGTCCATTTTGAAGCGTCTTGACAGAGTTTTTGTTTCTGTGGATTGGGGTGACCATTTCAACTCTATCAGGGTTGAACACCTCAGTCGCACGGTTTCGGATCATTGTCCTCTTTTGGTGTCTGCTCCTGTCTTTGCTCGGGGGCCGAGCTCGTTTCGGTTCCAGAGCATGTGGACTCGGCACCCGGGGTTCCTTCAAACCATCAGGCTGAACTGGAACATGCCCTGCTCTTTGCAAGGCATGCCCAGGCTCTTTGCCAAGCTGAAACGGTTGAAGGGCCACCTCAAGTGGTGGAACCGGGATGTTTTTGGGAACCTTTTTGATAAGATCGCTGAGGCGGAGAGGTCGGTTAGACTGGCTGAGGCTGCCTGTGAAGAGGATCCCTCTGAGCATAGCTGA